The Mauremys mutica isolate MM-2020 ecotype Southern chromosome 1, ASM2049712v1, whole genome shotgun sequence genome has a segment encoding these proteins:
- the LOC123367434 gene encoding olfactory receptor 52R1-like, whose protein sequence is MSGSNTTDFTNPSTFILQGIPGLEEAHVWISIPFCTMYAIAILGNFTILFIVKTEPSLHGPMYYFLCMLAITDLLLHTSILPKMLSIFWFNSREIDFSACLTQMYFIHCFTVMESGILVAMALDRYVAICHPLRYSTILTIPVVAKLGLAVLLRASLVVLPYPFLARQWPYCRTNIIPQPYCVHIAVVNLACADTRVSSYYGLFVLFCVKGLDMFFIAVSYTQILRAIFRLPTKDARLKTFGTCISHLFVISAFYIPVLFISLMYRFGQNVPGHIHILIANMYHLIPPLLNPVIYGVRTKQIRGRLLRLFIHKGA, encoded by the coding sequence atgtcaggTTCCAACACAACCgatttcaccaacccctccaccttcatcctgcagggcattcctggcctggaggaggcacatgtctggatctccatccccttctgcaccatgtacgccatagccatcttggggaacttcaccatcctgttcatcgtgaagaCGGAAccgagcctccatgggcccatgtactatttcctctgcatgctggccatcaccgaCCTGCTCCTGCATACCTCCatcctgcccaaaatgctgagcatcttctggttcaattccagggagatcgatttcagtgcctgcctcacccagatgtacttcattcattGCTTCACagtgatggagtctgggatcCTCGTAGCCATGGCTCtggatcgctatgtggccatctgccatcccctgagatattccaccatcctgacaatcCCAGTGGTAGCCAAGCTAGGCCTGGCTGTGCTGCTGCGTGCCAGCCTGGTTGTACTGCCCTATCCCTTCCTGGCGAGGCAATGGCCGTATTGCAGAACCAATATCATCCCCCAGCCATACTGCGTGCATATAGCCGTGGTGAACCTGGCCTGCGCCGACACCCGtgtcagtagttactatggcctcTTTGTGCTATTCTGTGTGAAAGGTCTGGATATGTTTTTTATCGCCgtgtcctatacccagatcctcagggccatcttcaggctccccacaaaggacgcccggctcaagacttttgggacctgcatctccCACCTTTTTGTCATTTCAGCCTTTTACATCCCAGTGCTCTTCATCTCCCTCATGTACCGGTTTGGCCAGAATGTACCTGGGCATATCCACATTCTCATTGCCAACATGTACCACTTGATACCCCCCCTGCTAAACCCCGTCATctacggggtgaggaccaaacagatccggggcaggctgctccggctcttcATTCATAAAGGGGCCTAA
- the LOC123372689 gene encoding olfactory receptor 51E2-like — protein MSDSNTTDFTNPSIFILLGVPGLEVAHVWISIPFCTMYAIAILGNCIILFIVKTEPSLHGPMYYFLCMLAITDLVLSTSILPKMLSIFWFNSREIDFSACLTQMYFIHCILGMESGILVAMALDRYVAICHPLRYSTILTNPVVAKIVLAVVLRGGTVVLPFPILASQWPYCTTNIIPKPYCMHMAMVKLACADTRFSSYYGLFAQFCVNGLDMFFIALSYIQILRAIFSLPTKDAQVKTFGTCISHLFVILAFYIPGVFFSLMYRFSQNVPGHFYAFIGNVYILIPPVLNPIIYGVRTKQIQDRLLRLFIHKGA, from the coding sequence atgtcagattccaacacaaccgacttcaccaacccctccatcttcatcctgctgggtgttcctggcctggaggtggcacatgtctggatctccatccccttctgcaccatgtacgccatagccatcCTGGGGAACTGCATcatcctgttcattgtgaagacagagccgagcctccatgggcccatgtactatttcctctgcatgctggccatcaccgacctggtcctgtctacgtccatcctgcccaaaatgctgagcatcttctggttcaattccagggagatcgatttcagtgcctgcctcacccagatgtacttcattcactgcatCTTAGGGATGGAGTCTGGGATCCTCGTAGCCATGGCTTTGGATCGCTACGTGGCAATATGCCATCCCCTGAgatattccaccatcctgacaaaccccGTTGTGGCCAAGATTGTCCTGGCCGTAGTGCTGCGTGGCGGCACGGTTGTACTGccctttcccatcctggctaGCCAGTGGCCATATTGCACAACCAACATCATCCCCAAGCCATACTGCATGCATATGGCcatggtgaagctggcctgcgccgaCACCCGCTTCAGTAGTTACTACGGCCTCTTTGCGCAATTCTGTGTGAATGGTCTGGATATGTTTTTTATCGCCCtgtcctatatccagatcctcagggccatcttcagcctccccacaaaggatgcccaagtcaagacttttgggacctgcatctccCACCTCTTTGTTATTTTAGCCTTTTACATCCCTGGTGTCTTCTTCTCCCTCATGTACCGGTTTAGCCAGAATGTGCCTGGGCATTTCTATGCTTTCATTGGCAATGTATATATTttgattccccctgtgctaaaccccatcatctatggagttaggaccaaacagatccaggacaggctgctccggctTTTTATACATAAAGGGGCCTAA